Proteins from a single region of Coriobacteriia bacterium:
- a CDS encoding O-antigen ligase family protein — protein MKPKRTAPAASAAAGGATVVVAMAVTVVTAFLILPGVTFPLDTPRFVGLMIAAGLWAFAWSSRAVRLPDTLRLRTALFLVAAVTVVSAALSTGPGLAFTWGAEGNMLSAPAWLAMMLIFLVTGGLALGDRRVMDLLAIGTVLASAAAVWGISDVVQGKLPSSVFGNGNYLGPVLLLFLPVAVHRARTDKESGSRIAWIAAAVVLVVGAIASDSQTAQAVLAVEIVALGLLTWRYSGWRKPSVRTGRRLAIAAVAIALVAGVWGLASPDPLASTLRHSVTRAPTTLTRVEFWKVAWSVFRDHPVLGVGPDGLPLASQKYLSLRTMELEAGGYTGSVLLLRDPHDLPMLVLAELGVVGFAALVWLALEWAFVVRTRLRDQEDDRFLRLTLVVCVASFFATQLLVPWTIRFGALVPLLAGLAVAPMKARAKGLADRTGTAMSPTSRAIIALVIAVAGVSLAVTALAGDASFARGRRATDRGEAMRWFETASRWQPTRAEPRYEVLYALGDGIVSGETALGEYQGRVNTAPEIVRENGVYLANLVQPALDEAVVTSRTDLTWETGLVASAAQLAPNHPDTILEEAHLALAEGDLNEARDLLGLAVRIGARGPRSILYRLLLASASGDTAAERRLTTELGQTAPWFHALVPARR, from the coding sequence ATGAAGCCGAAGCGCACAGCACCCGCCGCGTCGGCCGCAGCCGGCGGCGCGACCGTGGTCGTCGCGATGGCCGTCACGGTGGTGACCGCTTTCCTCATCCTCCCGGGTGTGACCTTCCCTCTGGACACCCCAAGATTCGTCGGGCTCATGATCGCGGCGGGGCTATGGGCGTTCGCATGGTCGTCCCGTGCCGTGCGGTTGCCGGACACTCTCAGACTGCGAACGGCGTTGTTCCTGGTCGCCGCTGTGACCGTGGTCTCCGCCGCGCTTTCCACGGGACCCGGCCTCGCCTTCACATGGGGCGCCGAGGGGAACATGCTGTCGGCGCCGGCCTGGCTCGCAATGATGCTGATCTTCTTGGTCACGGGTGGGTTGGCTTTGGGCGACCGGCGCGTGATGGACCTTCTGGCGATCGGCACGGTCCTGGCGTCCGCCGCCGCGGTGTGGGGTATCAGCGACGTAGTCCAGGGGAAGCTCCCCTCGTCCGTCTTCGGGAACGGGAACTATCTCGGTCCCGTGCTGCTGCTCTTCCTCCCGGTGGCCGTCCATCGCGCGCGGACCGACAAGGAGTCCGGCTCCCGGATCGCATGGATCGCGGCCGCGGTCGTCCTCGTGGTGGGAGCGATCGCCTCCGACAGTCAGACCGCGCAGGCGGTCCTCGCGGTCGAGATCGTAGCCCTCGGGCTCCTCACATGGCGGTATTCGGGGTGGCGGAAGCCGTCCGTGAGGACGGGGCGCCGTCTCGCGATCGCGGCTGTCGCGATAGCGCTCGTGGCGGGGGTCTGGGGCCTAGCGTCTCCCGACCCGCTCGCGAGCACGCTGCGCCATTCCGTTACCCGAGCGCCCACGACGCTGACGCGCGTCGAGTTCTGGAAGGTCGCCTGGTCGGTCTTCCGCGATCACCCGGTGCTGGGCGTCGGACCGGACGGACTGCCGCTCGCCTCGCAGAAGTACCTTTCGCTGCGGACGATGGAGCTGGAGGCCGGAGGATACACGGGCTCGGTGCTACTCCTGCGCGATCCCCACGACCTGCCCATGCTCGTGCTCGCGGAACTCGGTGTCGTCGGCTTCGCCGCGCTCGTGTGGCTCGCCCTGGAGTGGGCGTTCGTCGTGAGGACGAGACTGCGAGACCAGGAAGACGACAGATTCCTGCGCCTCACCCTCGTCGTCTGCGTCGCCTCGTTCTTCGCGACCCAGCTCCTCGTGCCGTGGACGATCCGTTTCGGTGCGCTGGTCCCGCTGCTGGCCGGCCTCGCTGTCGCTCCGATGAAGGCGCGGGCCAAGGGACTCGCCGATCGCACCGGGACGGCGATGTCTCCGACGTCCAGGGCGATCATCGCGCTGGTGATCGCCGTCGCCGGGGTGTCGCTCGCCGTCACGGCTCTCGCGGGCGACGCGTCCTTCGCTCGCGGCCGCCGCGCGACGGATCGTGGGGAGGCGATGCGCTGGTTCGAGACGGCGTCCCGATGGCAGCCGACGCGGGCCGAGCCCCGCTACGAGGTCCTCTACGCGCTCGGTGACGGGATCGTGAGCGGCGAGACCGCGCTCGGGGAGTATCAGGGTCGCGTGAACACTGCACCGGAGATCGTGCGCGAGAACGGGGTCTACCTGGCGAACCTCGTTCAACCCGCCCTCGACGAGGCGGTCGTCACGTCGAGGACCGATCTGACTTGGGAGACCGGACTCGTGGCGAGTGCCGCGCAGCTGGCGCCGAACCATCCGGACACGATACTCGAGGAGGCGCACCTCGCGCTCGCCGAAGGGGATCTGAATGAGGCCCGCGACCTGCTCGGACTCGCCGTACGCATCGGCGCGCGCGGGCCGCGCTCGATCCTCTATCGCCTGCTGCTCGCGAGCGCCTCGGGCGATACCGCCGCCGAACGGCGGCTGACGACCGAGCTCGGGCAGACGGCGCCGTGGTTCCATGCCCTGGTTCCCGCGAGACGCTGA